In Anolis sagrei isolate rAnoSag1 chromosome 9, rAnoSag1.mat, whole genome shotgun sequence, the following proteins share a genomic window:
- the SHF gene encoding SH2 domain-containing adapter protein F, with protein MGGAGRKRRRRRLRPLPSSWAWAGSMARWFRDRLLFRKPPPPEPDYKQPGPEEEESEEGGEEEAEAKGSQPDLVAAYRLQRERDFEDPYAAEGKGEPGAALPPQPPPRPGLPASQGRRCRSPRRRLIRVEAQAMAASDAFSSRPSQRKMLILDDYADPFDTRQEAGTSPKGEQERARSEGYMEPYEAQRLLAEIQKKGSKDGLASPKPLHLYDVPYEPSENGTDPGPLPGAPCRYSWLPEDDERPPEEYDQPWEWKKERISRVFAVEIEGNQELPWPPPVGQLDSNTNHSEVEGSLAPQNIRTRCQSASTPPNLQNASPSSPDAAATSNSFESGGQAALTNLLPTCMEKTGSACWSSVEHGLAFGERVNPALPLESQAWYHGTLSRVDAEGLLRLCREASYLVRNSESSHDAFSLSLKSSQGFLHMKLLPTDDNKFVLGQHSPPFDNVPEIIHHYASHKLPIQGAEHMSLLYPVTTQPSSCLAAEQ; from the exons ATGGGCGGGGCCGGCCgaaagcggcggcggcggcgtctCCGGCCACTCCCCTCGTCGTGGGCTTGGGCCGGGAGCATGGCGCGCTGGTTCCGGGACCGGCTCCTCTTCCGAAAGCCGCCGCCGCCGGAGCCCGATTACAAGCAGCCCGGccccgaggaggaggagagcgaggAAGGCGGGGAGGAGGAAGCGGAGGCGAAGGGCTCTCAGCCGGACCTGGTGGCCGCCTATCGGCTCCAGAGGGAGCGGGACTTCGAGGACCCCTACGCGGCCGAAGGGAAAGGCGAGCCGGGCGCCGCTCTCCCGCCACAACCACCGCCGCGCCCCGGTCTGCCGGCCAGCCAAGGGCGCCGCTGCCGCTCCCCCAGGAGGCGCCTGATCCGGGTGGAGGCGCAAGCAATGGCGGCCTCGGATGCCTTCTCCTCCCGGCCCAGCCAGAGGAAG ATGTTGATCTTGGATGACTATGCAGATCCCTTCGACACCCGGCAAGAGGCCGGAACCAGTCCAAAAGGGGAGCAGGAAAGGGCCAGAAGCGAAGGCTACATGGAGCCCTATGAAGCGCAGCGGTTGCTAGCCG AGATCCAGAAGAAAGGCTCCAAGGATGGGCTTGCCTCTCCGAAGCCTTTGCACTTGTACGATGTTCCTTACGAACCATCTGAGAACGGCACAGACCCAGGCCCATTGCCTGGTGCCCCATGCCGATATTCGTGGCTTCCAGAAGACGACGAGCGGCCGCCAGAGGAATACGATCAGCCTTGGGAGTGGAAGAAGGAGCGGATCTCCAGAGTCTTTGCCG TTGAGATCGAAGGGAACCAGGAGTTGCCATGGCCGCCCCCAGTTGGACAGCTGGACAGCAATACAAACCACTCGGAGGTGGAGGGATCCCTTGCCCCTCAGAACATTCGCACCCGATGCCAGTCTGCAAGCACTCCGCCAAACCTCCAGAACGCCAGTCCCAGTTCCCCCGATGCTGCAGCCACGTCTAATTCCTTCGAGTCCGGCG GCCAAGCAGCACTGACGAACCTGCTGCCAACTTGCATGGAGAAGACTGGCAGTGCGTGTTGGTCGAGCGTGGAGCATGGGCTGGCTTTTGGGGAGCGCGTCAACCCCGCTTTGCCGCTGGAGAGCCAGGC GTGGTACCATGGGACCTTGAGCCGGGTTGATGCCGAAGGGCTCCTGCGGCTTTGCAGAGAAGCCAGCTACCTTGTGAGGAACAGCGAGAGCAGCCATGAcgccttctccctctccctcaa GAGCAGCCAGGGCTTCCTCCACATGAAGCTCTTGCCGACGGACGACAACAAGTTCGTCCTGGGCCAGCACAGCCCTCCCTTCGACAACGTTCCGGAAATCATCCACCACTACGCCAGTCACAAGTTGCCCATCCAAGGGGCAGAGCATATGTCCTTGCTCTATCCAGTCACCACACAGCCTTCCAGTTGCCTTGCGGCTGAGCAGTGA